In Oncorhynchus masou masou isolate Uvic2021 chromosome 10, UVic_Omas_1.1, whole genome shotgun sequence, a single genomic region encodes these proteins:
- the LOC135547447 gene encoding G-protein coupled receptor 143-like yields MMASPRLETFCCPNRDASTEFVITFQPLFFGAICIGSATLSLIFSILQILPKRRGYRRLGQYPLPKPASSSRILFIISICDILGCAGIIVRSSIWLGLPNLVRGINVANNSDMWPEVFCVGSAMWIQLFFSASFWWTFCYAVDVFLVVRRSAGISTIILYHMITWGLAVLLCVEGVAMLYYTSISSCENGLQHAIPHYITTYAPLMLVLIVNPTLFARTVSAVTALLKGRQGIYTKNERRLGTEIKIRFFKIMLVFFICWLPNIINESLLFYLEMQTDIKASDLKNIRNTALITWFIMGILNPMSGFLNTLAFHGWTGFDVDCSLQRRRELAWDSASTSAANNPIVGSTLLYQSHAQEAKNMTGKNIKGNGQPASDAISVLSEGSESSTIEIDISTEHQDYEDIDADGESLGSSARH; encoded by the exons ATGATGGCATCCCCAAGGCTGGAGACGTTCTGCTGCCCAAACCGAGACGCATCGACCGAATTTGTCATTACTTTTCAGCCCCTCTTCTTTGGCGCCATTTGCATCGGTAGCGCAACTTTAAGTTTGATATTTTCTATTTTACAAATTTTGCCCAAACGTAGGGGTTACAGGCGCCTTGGACAGTACCCTCTTCCCAAACCAGCGTCTTCGTCGAGAATATTGTTTATCATCAGCATATGTGATATACTGGGATGTGCAG GTATCATAGTGAGGTCATCCATCTGGCTGGGCCTGCCCAACCTTGTCAGGGGGATCAATGTGGCCAACAACAGCGACATGTGGCCAGAGGTGTTCTGTGTCGGCAGTGCA ATGTGGATCCAGCTGTTCTTCAGTGCATCCTTCTGGTGGACCTTCTGTTATGCTGTGGACGTCTTCCTGGTGGTCAGAAGATCTGCAGGAATCAG TACCATCATCCTCTATCACATGATCACATGGGGTCTGGCCGTGTTGCTGTGTGTGGAGGGTGTGGCTATGCTCTACTACACATCCATCTCCAG CTGTGAAAATGGCCTGCAGCATGCCATTCCTCACTACATTACTACCTACGCTCCTCTAATGCTGGTGCTTATAGTCAACCCTACACTGTTCGCCAGGACTGTGTCTGCAG TGACAGCATTATTGAAGGGACGACAAGGGATCTACACAAAAAATGAGAGACGCCTGGGAACAGAGATAAAAATACGCTTCTTCAAAATCATGCTGGTCTTCTTTATTTG CTGGCTTCCCAACATAATCAATGAGAGCCTGCTGTTTTACCTGGAGATGCAGACGGACATAAAAGCCAGTGACCTGAAAAATATACGAAACACAGCCCTCATCACTTGGTTTATCATG GGGATCCTGAACCCCATGTCAGGCTTCCTCAACACGTTGGCCTTCCATGGCTGGACGGGCTTTGATGTGGACTGCAGCCTGCAGAGGAGAAGGGAGCTGGCCTGGGATTCAGCCTCCACCTCGGCGGCTAACAACCCCATCGTGGGCTCCACCCTGCTCTACCAGAGCCACGCCCAGGAGGCCAAGAACATGACCGGCAAGAACATCAAGGGCAATGGGCAGCCAGCCTCTGACGCCATCAGCGTCCTATCAGAAG